The following nucleotide sequence is from Peribacillus sp. ACCC06369.
AAATATTTATATGCCGTCCCGCCTGGCTCCTGGGCAACCTGCCTGAATCCTTCCTGGACACGCTGCATCCAAACGTCTTTCCCGCCTAAATCGTTTAACACTTTGGGACTCATTGTTTTAAAGACGCTGCCCAATTCATTGTGTTCGTTGGATGGATTCCTGATTTCCCTGACCATATGTGGCTCAAGCCTTTTTCCGCCATTTGCAATCGTCGATGCATATTGTGCCAATTGCATTGGAGTATATGTATCATACTGCCCAATCGATAAATCCAGCAGCAATCCGTCTGTTGAAGTATCGACGCCTTTAAATCCGACAGACTCATTAGGCAGGTCGATGCCAGTACGGACACCCAATCCGAATTGAGCAAAATGATTTCGCATGATCGCATATGCTTCCCTGTTGATTCCTAACGGTCGATGAGGGATATAATGCCCGCCGGCAATTCTGATCGCCGTCATGAACATATAGACATTCGACGATTTTTTTAAAGCGGAGACATCCGTTACATACCCTAAAGGGCTATAAGATTTTTTTGGATTTGCACCAGCTAAGTAAAGTGGATGGTCATGAAACGCCGTCCCTGGTGAGATGGCTCCAGTCTGAAAGCCCGTGTAGACCGTAGCCCCTTTAACAGATGACCCCATCGTATAGGAGGTCGTAATGTTTCCAAGGGCGAAATCGTTCATTTCGGTCAATCCGGTCTTACTGTTGCGGCCGTATTGCCTGCCGGCCATCGTAAGTACCTCGCCTGTATTCGGGTCCATTAAAACGACGAAGGCACGATCCAATAAGTAGGTATTTCCCCTAGCCTTGGTTCTGCGCAATTCGCTCTCGATGATTTTTTCAACCTGTTGCTGCAGCTCCATATCAATTGTAAGGATCAAGTCTTTTCCGCTTTGCCCTTCAGTCAGGGTATTCGTATTGATGACTTCTCCTTTGCTCAGCACATTTTCAATCCGCGTCTTTTGACCACGCAGGACATCTTCATATTGTTTTTCGATATAACTTTTTCCGACCCGGTCATTCCTGGTATAGTCCCGTGCCAGATAATAGTCAATATTTTCACTGGGAATGCCTTCTTCGGAAGAAGAGACCTTGCCAAGAACCGAGCGGAGGGTCTCATCATATTTATAGGTCCTTTCCCAATCCGTCGTTACGTCCACGCCTGGCATTTCATCCAAATGTTCACTAACCCTGGCGAATTCTTTTGTGGTGACATCTTTATTCTTCACGATCGACGGTGCGAGGGCATAGCCACTATTGAATTCCCGGAAGATGGCGATCACTTCCAACTCATCCTTGGTGAATTTCTTGATATTTTCATCGGTTACCCGTTCCATTTGAAGTTTGTATAAATTTTTTTGCTCCAGTTTCTTTTCGATTACTTTCTTCCTCTCGGCTTTGGTAATCAAGGCTTCGGCTTCTTTTGGATGTTTTAAAATCCAAAAATCCTTTTTATCCGGCAGTGTTACCTTTTTTGTATCTTTTTCTATCAAGGTAGCAAGGACCTCCGCCGTCTTCACCATATCGGCCGCTTTCGTATTCGGGTATTTCGTATAAGTGATGGCGTTCCGCGGCTCATTATCAACGACCGGATTCAAGTTGCGGTCATACATCTTACCACGGGGAACGGGGGTATTGGCCACATCGTTTTCCGTTCGGTCGACTTCGCGAAGGTAATCATCCCCATACACGATTTGGACGATGCCAAGCCGGATTATTAAGCTTGAAAATAAAATGAATATTAAAAAGAACATAAAGTTCAGTCGGAAAGGAATTGGGGTTTTTTTCTTTTTTTCTTTGGCCATGATTAACATTCCTTTCTAGTAAAAGTAAAAAATAAGAAAATTCCTATCTCCAATGATATATAAAATTAACTTATTTTTCTATGCTTTATCCGTAAATTTATCTATATTTCCAAAAGATTGTTTAAGAGTTATAAAATTCCTAGTAGTCTCAAAATTGGGAAAATTGATTTAAATTTATATGACAAATGATTTGGGTGGGGTTCTAATAGATAAATAGTGGGTGAAGCAGCACGGCGGCAATCAAGAGGAGAGATGCTTTATAGAGTTGCTCATGTGAAAAAGGGATGCTCAAATCAAAGTACTTGGAGAGATGGTCATGGTAAATGAACGATCAATGACTTTAAACCTTCGAGAATTCATTCACAATGCCTTAAGTACCATGATTTTTTATTCAAGCATTAATTTGCTTCAGATTTCCTAACGGGAGTTAGAGTCGCCACACTGATAATCTCTTTGAAATATCCGCATAGCTCAAGCCATTTTTCCGGGTAAATATAGATGAAACGTTCAATCGTTTCTATAGAGTGAAGTATCAGGCAATCGATTTGATCCGTTTTTCGCTTCTGCAAATTGAATAGAAGCTCATGCGGGATGGTGTAATAAGGATGGATTTGATACGGATTCAGTATGACCGGGGAAATATTCATTTCGTCCCTATACTTGTCCGTCATGATCTTTTGGATTGTAAAGCTTTCGTTAGTATGTAAATCCCCGAATCTGTAGTTTGGATTCAATAGTACAATGCCTCTCATTTGAATCACCCATTCTTTTTGCTAACCATTCTTGCCAAATGGAGGATGGGATATTCAAAGTAAGAGGCCTGATGCTAGAAAATGGCTTTCATTCCGTTAAGGGTCTTGAGCTGCTTGACATTTTCGAGCACCTTGTTGGTCAAGTCCACCTTTTTAGTAATCGGTGAGCTTCGTAAATCTTCTATGAAGCTTTCATTCGAGAACCAATCAATGGAAGGGAGAGGAAAGACTATTTGATCTGCCCATGCATCATGAAGAGTGGGGCTGTAGACTTTAGCATCTTTTGCCGTGGTTGGGTCTGAGGTATATATATTTTTCCAGTAATCCTCTCTGGAACCCGTGTGTGGGACCTCTTTTGTAAATTGGCTAACACCGCGAAAAACAACCGGATGCTGAAAAAGAAGCCCATATAAGAATTTTCCCGTTTCTATACGCTGTTTCGGATCGGCAAAGCGTTCAACGGTCAGGCCTGTCAAGGAATGGAGTCCGTCTTGCTTGTTTTCGTAAGGGAAGATCACATTCATGAAGCCTAAGTATTCCTGAAGCTGAAAATCAAGCCTTCGGAGGATTTCACCATGGCGGGTACGTTTTAGTACCCTTTCCTGAAGCATTCTTTGTTCATTAATGATGAGGGATGTTGTCAAAAGGGGTGAATGTGGTTCTTCGATGAAAGATTCCCAAATCGGGGCCATGAATCTTGAAATGCGGAATACCTGTAAGTATTTCCTTATTGGAAGTGCTTTTTGTTTAGAAAGTTCATATAAAAGGAGCTGGGGGAAGGCATCGGCAAATATGGCCGAATTGGCGCGCTCAAGGAACAGGAAAAATTTCTGCCGTTCCGCTTTGTCAATAAGATGGGTCATGGATGAACTTTTCAAGTCAGTCATATGGTATCCTCCATTCCTCGAAACCATATGTGCTAAAAAGGCCCAATGGACCTCTGGATTACGATTGTAAAAGGCGAGATATGCTTGTGTTCTTGTGATATTGTTCCTGTTCAAGGCAGCCGTTTCGGTACGAATGCTTTTTACAAGGGCGGTTTCCTCCGGAAAAAAAACTTTTGACTCATCCAAAGGCTGAAATAGCTCTTTTTGTAAATGGGATTTTAGCGTGTCATATCTTTCAGCATCGATGATGGGTTTGGTTTTGACAGGGTTTTTGCCTAACAGCTTCTGCACATATTGGGAGAACATATGATCACCACGAAGGTTTTTCGATCATTATATGCAGAGCCGTCAAGAAAGGGGCGTTACAAATTTGCAACGCCCTTGATGGTTTTCTTTTGTCATCAGTTATTTTTCTTCTTCTTTTCCCTGTACAATAAAATATAATAAACTATCCAGAAAAGTATCACAGGAATGAAGGATAACGGTCTATATTGGACCGGTACGGCAAATAAGATGAAAATGGATGAAAGTAAAAAGGGAACCGCCAGGAGTATATATTTTCTCCAGTGCATATGCTGAACCTCCTTAGGTAAACGTCATTCTTATAAGAATAAAGGATTATCCATCAATAATCTAGAAAAGTCACAATTGACAAAAATATACACACGTAGTAATCTTTAAACATAAGTTAAAAATTACCATTAATCAATGTAAAAGGAGGCGAACGTCATGACTAAATCAGTTAAGCATATGGATGTTACAACCGAATATCATACGTCCGCCTGCCCTGAGGCTTTGTCGTTCTAGACAAAGGATTGAGAACGTGTTCATTCATCATTTAAGCGCAGGTTGTGGAATTTTCGCGGCCTGCGCTTTTATATGTGTTCTTACACATCTAAAAAAGCTTCCGCTAATTGGCGGAGGCTTTTTGGCATTTGGGATTCAGGTGCAATAGCATCCTTTCCATATAAAAGATAGGAGGAATTTTAAATGAGACAAAAGAAATTGGGAATCTTACTGCACCCCGGAGATCCAGAAAGCGGTTAGCGAAGGGAAAGGTTTGAACAAAAGGGAGGGGAATTCATGCTTGCGATTTTTAAAAAGCTGTCCTGGTTCTTTAAAGAACAGTGGCGGCGTTATACCTTGGCCATTTTATTCCTATGTCTAGTGAATATCTTGGAGGTCATCCCGCCAAAATTAGTCGGGAATGCCATCGATGATATGAACAGTGGAAGCATGACGCAGGAAGATGTCATGAAATACGTTATTTATTTGCTCCTGGTACTGAGCGGCAGCTACCTATTTGGGTACTTATGGAGTTATCTGTTATTCGGCGGCGGAAACTTGGCCGAACGAAAACTAAGGTCCGGATTTATGGGCCATTTGCTGAAAATGACGCCGACTTTTTATGAAAAAAACCGTACTGGGGATTTAATGGCAAGGGCAACCAATGATTTAAAGGCAATATCCCTCACAGCTGGTTTCGGGATATTGACGCTCGTTGATGCGGTGCTGTTCACCATTACAGTTGTGGTCATGATGGGAGCCACCATCAGCTGGCAGTTGACGATTGCGGCGGTGCTTCCACTTCCGATCATGGCAGTGATGATGCAAATCTACGTGAAAAAAATTTACAAACGTTTTACTGATGCACAAGCTGCCTTTGGTACTTTAAATGACAAGGTCCTGGAATCCATTTCAGGTATCCGTGTCATCCGGGCTTATGTCCAGGAACGGGAGGATGAAAAACGATTTGATGATATGACGGAGGATGTATATCGCAAAAATCTCGCCGTGGCAAGAATCGACGCCCTCTTTGATCCAACGATCAGCATTATCATCGGAATCAGTTATTTAATCGGTTTGGGCTATGGGGCTTATCTTGTTTTTCAACAGGCCATAACTCTTGGCGGACTGGTTTCGTTCAATGTTTACCTAGGCATGTTAATTTGGCCGATGATCGCGGTGGGTGAACTGATCAATGTCATGCAAAGGGGAAATGCTTCGCTGGATCGTGTTCAAGATACCCTTTCATATGAAGCGGATGTGAAGAACCCATTGGGTTTGGAGAGTATTCCTAATCCGGAAAATATCGAATTCAATCAAGTGTTTTTTACATACCCTTCCTCTTCAGTAGTCAATCTATCCAATATTTCCGTACAGCTTGAGCGTGGTCAAACATTGGGTATCGTCGGGAAAACAGGAAGTGGTAAAACGACATTCGTGAAGCAATTGCTACGGGAATATCCTTTAGGAACAGGAGAAATTGCTTTTGCAGGAATTCCGTTGGAGCAACTGGATCTGGAAGATATTCGTAACTGGATCGGTTACGTTCCACAGGACCATTTTTTATTCTCGAAGTCTGTTAGGGAAAATATCTTATTCGGTAAAATGGATGCAACTGAAGATGAACTGGCTGAAGCTATCCGGCTTGCGGATTTTGAGAAGGACTTAATGATGCTGCCCAACCGTCTTGAGACACTCGTCGGTGAGAAAGGTGTCGCTCTATCTGGAGGGCAAAAGCAGAGGATCTCGATTGCCAGGGCACTGATCAAAAATCCAGAAATCCTTATATTGGATGATTCCTTATCCGCTGTAGATGCGAAAACGGAAACGACCATCATCGAAAACATTCAAAATGAACGGGCAGGGAAAACGACCATCATCACAACACATCGCTTATCAGCCGTTCAGCACGCGGATAGGATTATCGTGTTGGACAGTGGAGAGATCATCGAAGAGGGGACTCACGGAGATTTACTGCAGAATAATGGCTGGTATAGGGAGCAATACGATCGACAGCAGGTTGACCAAGGGACGGAGGTGAAGGCATGAAGGTCGTAAAGAAACTTTTTAATTATGCTGCACTATATAAAAAATTAATCATTGGCGCCCTGATCATGCTGGCACTTTCGGTAGCCGCCGATTTGACGGGTCCATTCGTTGCCAAGAAAATCATCGATTCACATATCCTTGGGATCGAATCCTCCTGGTATGAAACGGTTAAAGGAAAAGATGCTGTTAAGTATGATGAAAATTGGTATAAACGGGCCGATTACTTTAATGAAGGTGAGAAGAAAGGCAGGGAAGTCCGCGTTTTGCAGGTTGGCAATCAATTTGTCTTCGTAGATGAAGCCGTGCCTATGGATGGCCGAAGAAGCTTGGAGAACCAATCGTTGATCATCAAGAAAGACGGGAAAGAGCAACGGGTGCAAGCGGTTAAATTGACGAGTCAGGAAGTGATGCGGTTTTATCAACCGGAAATTCCGCGGATCTTTAAGCTTGTGGCTTTTTATTTTGGCCTTGTCATCATTTCCTCCATTTTTCAATATGGGCAGAGTTTTTATTTGCAGAAAGCGGCAAACCGAATCATTCAAAAGATGCGAAATGATATTTTTACGCATATTTCCCGTTTACCGATACGCTATTTCGATAACATGCCAGCGGGAAAAGTGGTAGCCAGGGTAACTAATGATACGGAAGCGATCCGGGAATTATATGTAACGGTGCTCGCCAACTTCTTCTCGAGCACGATTAATATCTTCGGCGTTCTGATTGCTTTGTACATTCTGGATGCACGTGTCGGTACCATTGGCCTTTTACTCATTCCGATCATCGTTATCTGGACGACGGTATACCGTAAATTCGCCTCAAAATATAATCACATCATTCGGGAACGGGTCAGCGATATTAATGGGATGATCAATGAATCCATTTCTGGAATGAGCATCATTCAGGCATTTGGACGTGAAAAGGAGACGAAGCAATCTTTTGAAAATTTGAACCAGGAGCACTATTCCTATCAAAATAAAATGCTCCATTTGAATTCGTTGACGGGTGGAAACTTAATTGGTGTCATTAAAGTTCTGGCGCTAGTGGCATTCGTCTGGTATTTCGGGGGGATTTCCCTTACAGCGAGTTCAGCCATTTCTTTAGGGATGATGTATGCAATTGTTGATTTGATCAGCCGCCTGCTTCATCCGCTTCACGGAATCGTCAATCAGTTCGCTAACCTAGAACAGGCACTTGTTGCAGGGGAGCGGGCATTCAGTTTATTGGATGAGCAGGGATTGGCAGTCAGTGATGAAAACATATCCAGATACAAAGGAAACGTGCAATTCGAAAATGTTTCTTTTGGCTATAAGGATAATGAATATGTGTTAAGGGACATTTCCTTCTCAGCTAAGCAAGGGGAAACGATCGCTTTAGTTGGCCATACTGGATCAGGAAAAAGTTCCATAATGAATTTATTGTTCCGTTTTTATGACAGTAGTGAAGGGCAAATCAAAATTGACGGAAGAAATATTTTGGATATTCCCCATCAAACGCTTAGGGAGCATATGGGAATCGTCCTCCAGGATCCCTATTTATTTACTGGCACCATCGCTTCCAATATCAGTCTGAATCATAAAGGCATCACAAGGGAAATGGTTGAAAAATCATTAAGGGATGTAGGGGGCGACAAAGTGCTGAAGCATCTTCCTTTAGGGCTAGATGAACCTGTGATTGAAAAAGGAGGAACGTTGTCTTCTGGACAGCGGCAGCTAATCTCTTTTGCACGTGCTCTTGCATTCAATCCGGCGATATTGATTTTGGATGAAGCGACGGCAAGCATCGACACAGA
It contains:
- a CDS encoding penicillin-binding protein 2, whose amino-acid sequence is MAKEKKKKTPIPFRLNFMFFLIFILFSSLIIRLGIVQIVYGDDYLREVDRTENDVANTPVPRGKMYDRNLNPVVDNEPRNAITYTKYPNTKAADMVKTAEVLATLIEKDTKKVTLPDKKDFWILKHPKEAEALITKAERKKVIEKKLEQKNLYKLQMERVTDENIKKFTKDELEVIAIFREFNSGYALAPSIVKNKDVTTKEFARVSEHLDEMPGVDVTTDWERTYKYDETLRSVLGKVSSSEEGIPSENIDYYLARDYTRNDRVGKSYIEKQYEDVLRGQKTRIENVLSKGEVINTNTLTEGQSGKDLILTIDMELQQQVEKIIESELRRTKARGNTYLLDRAFVVLMDPNTGEVLTMAGRQYGRNSKTGLTEMNDFALGNITTSYTMGSSVKGATVYTGFQTGAISPGTAFHDHPLYLAGANPKKSYSPLGYVTDVSALKKSSNVYMFMTAIRIAGGHYIPHRPLGINREAYAIMRNHFAQFGLGVRTGIDLPNESVGFKGVDTSTDGLLLDLSIGQYDTYTPMQLAQYASTIANGGKRLEPHMVREIRNPSNEHNELGSVFKTMSPKVLNDLGGKDVWMQRVQEGFRQVAQEPGGTAYKYFGGKSYRAAAKTGTAEAFYDGPRRNQYSEPLETINLTLVGYAPHNNPEVAFSVVVPWVYQGKPSDDINKRIGRDVMDAYFKLKEKRAKGESDADKAVESTQ
- a CDS encoding DUF2515 family protein; the protein is MQKLLGKNPVKTKPIIDAERYDTLKSHLQKELFQPLDESKVFFPEETALVKSIRTETAALNRNNITRTQAYLAFYNRNPEVHWAFLAHMVSRNGGYHMTDLKSSSMTHLIDKAERQKFFLFLERANSAIFADAFPQLLLYELSKQKALPIRKYLQVFRISRFMAPIWESFIEEPHSPLLTTSLIINEQRMLQERVLKRTRHGEILRRLDFQLQEYLGFMNVIFPYENKQDGLHSLTGLTVERFADPKQRIETGKFLYGLLFQHPVVFRGVSQFTKEVPHTGSREDYWKNIYTSDPTTAKDAKVYSPTLHDAWADQIVFPLPSIDWFSNESFIEDLRSSPITKKVDLTNKVLENVKQLKTLNGMKAIF
- a CDS encoding ABC transporter transmembrane domain-containing protein — encoded protein: MLAIFKKLSWFFKEQWRRYTLAILFLCLVNILEVIPPKLVGNAIDDMNSGSMTQEDVMKYVIYLLLVLSGSYLFGYLWSYLLFGGGNLAERKLRSGFMGHLLKMTPTFYEKNRTGDLMARATNDLKAISLTAGFGILTLVDAVLFTITVVVMMGATISWQLTIAAVLPLPIMAVMMQIYVKKIYKRFTDAQAAFGTLNDKVLESISGIRVIRAYVQEREDEKRFDDMTEDVYRKNLAVARIDALFDPTISIIIGISYLIGLGYGAYLVFQQAITLGGLVSFNVYLGMLIWPMIAVGELINVMQRGNASLDRVQDTLSYEADVKNPLGLESIPNPENIEFNQVFFTYPSSSVVNLSNISVQLERGQTLGIVGKTGSGKTTFVKQLLREYPLGTGEIAFAGIPLEQLDLEDIRNWIGYVPQDHFLFSKSVRENILFGKMDATEDELAEAIRLADFEKDLMMLPNRLETLVGEKGVALSGGQKQRISIARALIKNPEILILDDSLSAVDAKTETTIIENIQNERAGKTTIITTHRLSAVQHADRIIVLDSGEIIEEGTHGDLLQNNGWYREQYDRQQVDQGTEVKA
- a CDS encoding ABC transporter ATP-binding protein, which produces MKVVKKLFNYAALYKKLIIGALIMLALSVAADLTGPFVAKKIIDSHILGIESSWYETVKGKDAVKYDENWYKRADYFNEGEKKGREVRVLQVGNQFVFVDEAVPMDGRRSLENQSLIIKKDGKEQRVQAVKLTSQEVMRFYQPEIPRIFKLVAFYFGLVIISSIFQYGQSFYLQKAANRIIQKMRNDIFTHISRLPIRYFDNMPAGKVVARVTNDTEAIRELYVTVLANFFSSTINIFGVLIALYILDARVGTIGLLLIPIIVIWTTVYRKFASKYNHIIRERVSDINGMINESISGMSIIQAFGREKETKQSFENLNQEHYSYQNKMLHLNSLTGGNLIGVIKVLALVAFVWYFGGISLTASSAISLGMMYAIVDLISRLLHPLHGIVNQFANLEQALVAGERAFSLLDEQGLAVSDENISRYKGNVQFENVSFGYKDNEYVLRDISFSAKQGETIALVGHTGSGKSSIMNLLFRFYDSSEGQIKIDGRNILDIPHQTLREHMGIVLQDPYLFTGTIASNISLNHKGITREMVEKSLRDVGGDKVLKHLPLGLDEPVIEKGGTLSSGQRQLISFARALAFNPAILILDEATASIDTETEAIIQKGMEVLKKGRTTFIIAHRLSTIKNADQILVLDKGRIAEQGTHEELMELKGKYYQMYELQAGPHKGMAG